One window of the Camarhynchus parvulus chromosome 24, STF_HiC, whole genome shotgun sequence genome contains the following:
- the TMEM218 gene encoding transmembrane protein 218 yields the protein MAGALGVGPGVLALLLLWAMALLLVMALGRAGRARVGAVPVLLGAAALTAALLLFPREGESPAPAGAEEVVDTFLIGRFILLAVMSLVFLGCLFLFLIYHLMEPVYAKPLHSR from the exons aTGGCGGGCGCGCTGGGCGTGGGGCCGGGGGtgctggcgctgctgctgctctgggccatGGCGCTGCTGCTCGTGATGGCGCTGGGCCGCGCCGGCCGCGCCCG GGTCGGCGCGGTGCCGGTGCTGCTCGGAGCCGCCGCGCTCACGGCCgcactgctgctgttcccccGGGAGGGCGAGAGCCCGGCCCCCGCCGGCGCTGAGGAG GTTGTGGACACCTTCCTCATCGGGCGCTTCATCCTCCTGGCTGTGATGAGCCTGGTGTTCCTCGGCTGCCTCTTCCTGTTCCTGATTTACCACCTCATGGAGCCTGTGTATGCCAAGCCACTCCACAGCAGATAG